The following proteins are encoded in a genomic region of Spirochaetaceae bacterium:
- a CDS encoding 30S ribosomal protein S12 methylthiotransferase RimO, translating to MSFKKIYIDNLGCAKNQVNAEIMVASLSEAGYRLSEAADADVIIVNSCGFVESAKKEAIQHFFSAKNNYKAKIVFAGCMAERYGDELKELLTEADGLYAGKPEVVGSFVEQLQGNPIIKAAAGPLKRKERFSFNGSAYLKIAEGCNNGCRYCAIPLIKGPLISRNSAEIINEFNFLLEDGVKEINLIAQDLASYGFDKGQSLYQLLKELSKIDKTFYARLLYLHPDLFPLEILELIANDSRFLPYFDIPFQHA from the coding sequence ATGTCGTTTAAAAAAATATATATAGATAATTTAGGCTGTGCTAAAAATCAAGTTAACGCCGAAATAATGGTAGCTTCGCTTAGTGAGGCCGGTTATCGGCTTAGCGAAGCAGCCGATGCCGATGTGATTATTGTTAATAGCTGCGGTTTTGTGGAGAGCGCTAAAAAAGAGGCTATCCAACATTTTTTTAGCGCTAAAAATAATTACAAGGCTAAAATTGTTTTTGCCGGTTGTATGGCCGAACGTTATGGTGATGAATTAAAAGAACTATTGACAGAGGCCGATGGTCTTTATGCCGGTAAGCCCGAAGTTGTGGGCAGCTTTGTTGAGCAATTACAGGGTAACCCAATAATAAAGGCCGCTGCCGGCCCACTAAAGCGTAAAGAACGTTTTTCATTTAACGGCAGTGCCTATTTAAAAATTGCCGAAGGCTGTAATAATGGTTGCCGCTACTGCGCTATTCCTTTAATTAAAGGCCCTTTAATTAGCCGAAACAGCGCAGAAATTATTAATGAATTTAATTTTTTATTGGAAGACGGTGTTAAGGAGATTAACTTAATAGCCCAAGATTTAGCCAGCTACGGCTTTGATAAGGGGCAAAGTTTATATCAGCTATTAAAAGAATTATCTAAAATAGATAAAACTTTTTATGCGAGGTTATTATATTTACACCCCGATTTATTCCCGCTGGAAATTTTAGAACTAATAGCTAACGATAGCCGCTTTTTACCTTACTTTGATATACCTTTTCAGCATGCCG
- a CDS encoding helix-turn-helix domain-containing protein, with protein MKKVGESLKEAREKLGIDLETAAAETNISLRYLQALEADNFEAFNSETYVQLFLKNYADFLSLDTNRILALYRNHKLGEEQAPMDLLMEKPKSKLPIIILMFLAALTLVASFIFVALPQIAERNRVRAQLEEERRQNALLVTKQSFILENFIDELLSVDDEVIVSFSEDVTYRFVLMRYSSSSLLFELYRNDTLLDTFQLQLGNERFFSLNSADRANFMVSLLDIGLQNNTAARVRFERLDVAAVSSLPGEVMPVNSAVNLAINPSLGRQTILSVVSPIQVDVVITFRGYSYFRFRLDNNEQNERFFQNGDRFQRTMRNNMRLWVSDAEQASLRVGFNELSLGRAGEIVVKDLRWLFNGYTRMWELVLDNVV; from the coding sequence ATGAAAAAAGTTGGTGAAAGCTTAAAGGAAGCGCGCGAAAAACTGGGTATCGATTTAGAGACGGCTGCCGCCGAAACTAATATATCGCTAAGATATTTACAAGCCTTAGAGGCCGATAATTTTGAGGCCTTTAACAGCGAAACCTATGTGCAGCTTTTTTTAAAAAATTATGCCGATTTTTTATCGTTAGATACTAATCGCATTTTGGCTTTGTATCGTAACCATAAACTTGGTGAAGAACAAGCCCCTATGGATTTACTAATGGAAAAACCTAAAAGTAAATTACCTATAATAATTTTAATGTTTTTAGCGGCACTAACTTTAGTTGCCAGTTTTATTTTTGTGGCTTTGCCGCAAATTGCCGAGCGCAATAGAGTGCGTGCGCAATTAGAGGAAGAGCGCAGACAAAATGCTTTATTGGTTACTAAGCAAAGTTTTATATTAGAAAATTTTATCGATGAACTGCTCTCTGTAGATGACGAAGTAATAGTTTCTTTTAGCGAAGATGTAACTTACCGCTTTGTCCTTATGCGTTATAGCAGCAGCAGTTTACTTTTTGAGCTTTACCGTAACGATACGCTTTTGGATACCTTCCAGCTGCAATTAGGTAACGAAAGGTTTTTTAGCCTAAATTCGGCAGACAGAGCTAATTTTATGGTAAGTTTACTGGATATTGGCTTGCAAAACAATACGGCGGCGCGTGTGCGTTTTGAGCGTTTAGATGTAGCTGCGGTTAGCAGCTTACCCGGCGAAGTTATGCCGGTTAATAGTGCAGTCAATTTAGCGATTAACCCTAGCTTAGGGCGGCAAACTATTTTAAGCGTAGTAAGCCCAATTCAGGTAGATGTCGTTATTACTTTTAGGGGTTATAGTTATTTTAGGTTTAGACTAGATAACAACGAGCAAAACGAACGTTTTTTTCAAAATGGCGACCGTTTTCAGCGTACTATGCGCAACAATATGCGCCTTTGGGTAAGCGATGCCGAGCAGGCCAGCCTAAGAGTTGGTTTTAACGAGCTCTCTTTAGGGCGGGCCGGCGAGATAGTGGTTAAAGATTTAAGATGGCTCTTTAATGGTTACACCAGAATGTGGGAACTGGTCTTAGATAATGTCGTTTAA
- the gltX gene encoding glutamate--tRNA ligase, with translation MTVRVRYAPSPTGYQHIGGARTALFNYFFARANGGKFIIRLEDTDQERTFPEAIDDLYATLNWLGINYDEGPNKDGGYGPYIQSQRLDLYQKHAKELVEKGKAYYCYCTPARLERIRKIQEANGMAPGYDRHCRDLTAEEIAQAKADGITPVVRLLIPLEVTVTVHDEVMGDFSYVGKDISPDPVLLKSDGFPTYHLANVIDDHAMAITHIMRAQEWIPSAPFHKLLYEAFGWQMPKLCHLPMVMGNDNHKLSKRHGATSVREFVAKGYLPQAIINYISLLGWSYDDSREFFTMDELCQFFTMERINKAPAVFDYKKLEWFNGQYMRKLSDDELKTLLKPFLVAAGLITNQPDSQTEKLLDKIMPLIKERLTLLSEAPALVKFFFARPASYNIEEAIAKKSDKATTLKALQAARPLIEDFAGKDEATNEAAFRALADELGIKINMLLQPLRVAVTGSSVSPPLFPSIYLLGTAEVLARVDDLIKLFNE, from the coding sequence TTATTATTAGGCTTGAAGATACCGACCAAGAACGTACCTTTCCCGAAGCGATAGACGATTTATATGCCACCCTAAATTGGCTGGGCATTAACTACGATGAAGGCCCCAATAAAGATGGCGGCTATGGCCCTTATATTCAAAGCCAGCGGCTCGATTTATATCAAAAACATGCCAAAGAGCTGGTGGAAAAAGGCAAAGCGTACTATTGTTATTGTACTCCTGCTAGGTTAGAGCGCATTCGCAAAATCCAAGAGGCCAACGGTATGGCGCCGGGTTACGACCGCCACTGCCGCGACCTTACTGCCGAAGAAATTGCCCAAGCGAAAGCCGATGGTATAACGCCGGTGGTTCGGTTGTTAATCCCCCTCGAGGTTACCGTAACGGTACACGATGAGGTGATGGGCGATTTTAGTTACGTAGGGAAAGATATTTCACCAGATCCTGTCTTGCTCAAAAGTGATGGCTTTCCTACTTATCATTTGGCCAATGTTATCGATGACCACGCAATGGCCATTACCCACATTATGCGGGCGCAGGAGTGGATACCCAGCGCACCTTTTCATAAATTATTATACGAGGCCTTTGGCTGGCAGATGCCCAAACTTTGCCATCTGCCGATGGTAATGGGTAACGATAACCATAAGTTAAGCAAACGGCATGGGGCAACATCGGTGCGCGAGTTTGTTGCTAAAGGCTACCTACCGCAGGCTATTATTAATTACATCAGCCTATTGGGCTGGAGTTACGATGACAGCCGCGAGTTTTTTACAATGGACGAGCTGTGCCAATTTTTTACAATGGAGCGTATTAACAAAGCTCCGGCGGTGTTTGATTATAAAAAATTGGAATGGTTTAACGGCCAATATATGCGTAAATTAAGTGATGACGAGTTAAAAACTTTGTTAAAGCCTTTTTTAGTAGCGGCCGGCTTAATAACTAACCAACCCGATAGCCAAACCGAAAAATTATTAGATAAAATTATGCCGTTAATTAAAGAAAGGCTTACTTTATTAAGTGAGGCGCCGGCTTTAGTTAAGTTTTTCTTTGCCAGACCGGCTAGCTATAATATAGAGGAAGCTATCGCTAAAAAGAGCGATAAAGCCACCACTTTAAAGGCTTTACAGGCGGCGCGTCCGTTAATTGAAGATTTTGCCGGTAAAGATGAGGCCACCAACGAAGCCGCTTTTAGGGCTTTAGCCGATGAGCTGGGCATAAAAATTAATATGTTACTGCAACCGCTGCGTGTAGCGGTTACCGGTAGCAGCGTCTCGCCGCCGTTATTCCCTTCAATTTATTTATTGGGAACGGCAGAGGTGCTTGCCAGAGTAGATGATTTAATAAAACTTTTTAATGAGTAG